A region from the Fusarium musae strain F31 chromosome 1, whole genome shotgun sequence genome encodes:
- a CDS encoding hypothetical protein (EggNog:ENOG41) yields the protein MPGSSFHTDAFKSQLNGGGLGLVDCSESMVEYQFADDEGEGSQAQLRSLPCPRRSSRLKRRRVDYNEVSDIDMDLPAKSSTHEDKGDFYSDGEEESDQSSGAQSETAEFSSQENNVPDACVKAPVKARSTPLVPTFTEADLIFPLTQPDELKLLVLFAASI from the coding sequence ATGCCTGGTAGCAGCTTCCATACGGATGCGTTCAAAAGCCAGCTTAACGgtggtggccttggccttgtggaCTGCTCTGAGTCCATGGTTGAGTATCAATTTGCAGACGATGAGGGTGAAGGGTCCCAGGCTCAGCTTCGTTCGCTACCTTGTCCTCGTCGGAGCAGCCGCCTCAAGCGGAGAAGGGTTGACTATAATGAAGTGTCGGATATCGACATGGACTTGCCAGCCAAGAGCAGCACTCATGAAGATAAGGGCGACTTTTACAGCGATGGCGAAGAGGAGTCTGACCAGAGTTCCGGGGCCCAATCCGAGACTGCTGAGTTCTCTTCACAAGAAAACAACGTTCCAGATGCCTGTGTGAAGGCACCTGTGAAGGCGAGATCCACGCCCCTCGTGCCCACGTTTACCGAAGCCGACCTGATTTTCCCATTGACTCAGCCTGACGAATTGAAACTATTGGTTCTCTTTGCCGCTTCAATCTAG
- the PMA1 gene encoding plasma membrane H+-ATPase (EggNog:ENOG41): protein MAEEKATGAPALDTNIETGGFDEKRGQAAPPTHAPKAPVAEDEEPDEDMDALIEDLESEDGHAFDDEEETQPGGGRVVPEDQLQTDSRVGLTEAEVINRRKKWGLNQMKEERENMILKFLMFFVGPIQFVMEAAAVLAAGLEDWIDFGVICALLLLNACVGFIQEFQAGSIVEELKKTLALKAVVLRDGTLKEVEAPEVVPGDILQVEEGTIIPADGRFVTEGCFVQVDQSAITGESLAVDKHAGDNCYASSAVKRGEAFIIVTATGDNTFVGRAAALVSQSAGGTGHFTEVLNGIGTILLVLVVATLLVVWVSSFYRSNGIVDILRFTLAITIVGVPVGLPAVVTTTMAVGAAYLAKKQAIVQKLSAIESLAGVEILCSDKTGTLTKNKLSLAEPFCVAGVEPDDLMLTACLAASRKKKGIDAIDKAFLKALKYYPRAKSVLSKYKVLDFHPFDPVSKKVQAVVESPQGERIICVKGAPLFVLKTVEEDHPIPEEIDAAYKNTVAEFATRGFRSLGVARKRGEGAWEILGIMPCSDPPRHDTARTINEAKRLGLSIKMLTGDAVGIARETSRQLGLGTNVYNAERLGLGGGGDMPGSEVYDFVEAADGFAEVFPQHKYNVVEILQQRGYLVAMTGDGVNDAPSLKKADTGIAVEGASDAARSAADIVFLAPGLGAIIDALKTSRQIFHRMYAYVVYRIALSLHMEFFLGLWIAILNKSLNIELVVFIAIFADIATLAIAYDNAPFSQTPVKWNLPKLWGMSVLLGVVLAVGTWIALTTMYANSEDGGIVQNFGKIDEVLFLEISLTENWLIFITRANGPFWSSIPSWQLSGAILIVDILATLFCIFGWFVGGQTSIVAVVRIWIFSFGVFCVMGGLYYFMQGSTGFDNLMHGKSPKQNQKQRSLEDFVVSLQRVSTQHEKSQ, encoded by the exons atggctgaagagaaggCGACCGGCGCTCCTGCGCTGGACACCAACATCGAGACTGGCGGCTTCGATGAGAAGCGAGGACAAGCTGCTCCCCCCACCCACGCCCCCAAGGCCCCTGTcgccgaggatgaggagccCGACGAGGACATGGACGCCCTGatcgaggatctcgagtCCGAGGATGGCCACGccttcgatgatgaagaagagactcAGCCTGGAGGTGGCCGTGTTGTACCCGAAGATCAGCTCCAAACCGACTCCCGAGTCGGTTTGACTGAGGCCGAAGTCATCAACCGACGAAAGAAGTGGGGCCTCAACCAGATGAAAGAAGAGCGCGAGAACATgatcctcaagttcctcatGTTTTTCGTGGGCCCCATCCAGTTTGTAATG gaagctgctgctgttctCGCTGCTGGTCTTGAGGACTGGATAGACTTTGGCGTCATTTGCGCGCTTCTCCTGCTCAACGCATGTGTCGGGTTTATCCAAGAGTTTCAG GCTGGCTCCATTGTGGAGGAACTCAAAAAGACTCTCGCTCTCAAGGCTGTCGTCCTCCGTGACGGTACTCTCAAGGAAGTTGAGGCCCCTGAGGTTGTTCCCGGTGATATTCTCcaggttgaagaaggaaCTATTATCCCTGCTGATGGTCGTTTCGTTACCGAGGGCTGCTTCGTCCAGGTTGATCAGTCTGCCATCACTGGCGAGTCTCTCGCTGTCGACAAACACGCTGGTGACAACTGCTATGCTTCCTCCGCTGTCAAGCGAGGTGAGGCTTTCATCATCGTTACCGCTACTGGTGACAACACCTTCGTCGGCCGAGCTGCTGCCCTTGTTTCCCAGTCTGCTGGAGGCACTGGTCACTTCACAGAGGTTCTGAACGGAATTGGTACTATTCTTCTGGTTTTGGTCGTCGCCACGCTACTTGTAGTTTGGGTCTCAAGTTTCTATCGATCCAATGGAA TTGTGGACATCCTACGTTTCACCTTGGCAATTACCATCGTCGGTGTGCCTGTTGGTCTTCCTGCTGTCGTCACAACCACTATGGCCGTTGGAGCTGCCTACCTGGCCAAGAAGCAGGCGATTGTCCAGAAGCTTTCTGCCATCGAGTCTCTGGCTGGTGTCGAGATTCTCTGCTCTGACAAGACTGGAACTCTGACCAAGAACAAGCTCTCTCTCGCTGAGCCTTTCTGCGTTGCTGGCGTTGAGCCTGATGACCTGATGCTTACTGCTTGTTTGGCCGCTTcccgcaagaagaagggtatcGACGCCATTGACAAGGCTTTCCTTAAGGCTCTCAAGTACTACCCTCGTGCCAAGAGCGTTCTGTCCAAGTACAAGGTTCTTGATTTCCATCCTTTCGATCCCGTCTCCAAGAAGGTCCAGGCTGTCGTTGAGTCTCCTCAGGGCGAGCGCATCATCTGTGTCAAGGGAGCCCCtctctttgttctcaagacTGTCGAAGAGGACCACCCTATCCCTGAGGAAATTGATGCTGCCTACAAGAACACTGTTGCTGAATTCGCTACCCGTGGTTTCCGATCTCTCGGTGTTGCCCGCAAGCGAGGTGAGGGTGCTTGGGAGATTCTCGGTATCATGCCTTGCTCTGACCCTCCCCGCCACGATACTGCCCGCACTATCAACGAGGCCAAGCGCCTTGGTCTTTCCATCAAGATGCTTACTGGTGATGCCGTCGGTATTGCTCGTGAGACTTCCCGCCAACTCGGTCTCGGTACAAACGTTTACAATGCTGagcgtcttggtcttggtggtggtggtgacatGCCTGGTTCTGAAGTCTACGATTTCGTTGAGGCTGCCGATGGTTTCGCCGAGGTCTTCCCTCAGCACAAGTACAACGTCGTTGAGATTCTCCAGCAGCGTGGTTACCTCGTTGCCATgactggtgatggtgtcaaCGATGCTCCCTctctgaagaaggctgaTACTGGTATTGCTGTTGAGGGTGCTTCCGATGCCGCTCGCTCCGCTGCCGACATTGTTTTCCTTGCTCCTGGTCTCGGTGCCATCATTGATGCTTTGAAGACTT CGCGTCAGATCTTCCACCG CATGTATGCATATGTCGTCTACCGTATCGCTCTCTCCCTTCACATGGAGTTCTTCCTTGGTCTCTGGatcgccatcctcaacaaGAGCTTGAACATTGAGCTTGTCGTTTTCATTGCTATTTTCGCCGATATTGCTACTCTTGCCATTGCTTACGACAATGCTCCCTTCTCTCAGACTCCCGTCAAGTGGAACCTCCCCAAGCTTTGGGGTATGTCCGTTCTTCTCGGTGTTGTCCTGGCTGTTGGTACCTGGATTGCCCTTACTACCATGTACGCCAACTCTGAGGACGGTGGTATTGTCCAGAACTTCGGTAAGATCGACGAGGTTCTCTTCCTTGAGATCTCTCTCACTGAAAACtggctcatcttcatcactcgTGCCAACGGTCCCTTCTGGTCTTCCATCCCCTCTTGGCAGCTGTCTGGTGCCATTCTGATCGTCGATATCCTTGCCACCCTCTTCTGTATCTTTGGTTGGTTCGTTGGTGGCCAGACCAGCATTGTGGCTGTCGTCCGTATCTGGATCTTCTCTTTCGGTGTCTTCTGCGTCATGGGTGGTCTCTACTACTTCATGCAGGGCAGCACTGGATTTGACAACCTCATGCACGGCAAGTCCCCTAAGCAGAACCAGAAGCAGCGATCCCTCGAGGATTTCG TTGTCTCTCTTCAGCGTGTCTCTACCCAGCACGAGAAGTCTCAGTAA
- a CDS encoding hypothetical protein (EggNog:ENOG41) yields the protein MASGPDTPGTVQSPAGFGPGPDDDSASLKRDADAVNPGSPAGGDDSAKRRKKAGPGSRGVANLTPEQLAKKRANDREAQRAIRERTKNQIEDLQRQIQELTNQQPYQELQSVLRAKEAVEQENADIKRRLAGIVAMLQPIIGQGKHLLSVSLSSGLTQHIAGIEQAYVSPAQTYAPPVQHPVTLAVHNNHHNNANAASTPGSVASPPSHDPAPSQGHWHHQGHHAPPQHHHSPHPPAGPPTTAEAQAASQLTQQRRNLQHGLDMGPERLGLEFLLEPSQRVNRIQNGVNGAQDTPQFRHMPMKHDWTGVNQERALHSRSASWGSQGKPGQTSQEQQQGQHQPPSHHALSAAHTPESSHSPGYSPAMSAAGGPIPRSEPSTTDPATLIKNCPPTCPLDSLLLDFLSERRQRAADGLPAQDVVGPRYPSVSSLLNPANSAYSHPLSKVFTDILATFPDISTLPERVAVLYIMFLVMRWQIEPTQENYDRLPKWMAPCPSQLTIPHAAWLDHIPFPKMRDYLVRDHNPLLHPFDNFFVPFTTTLSLSWPYEETDTLLQDPDSDELMINPVFERHLRNLDNWKLGDAFAKAFPKLVGTFNLSQSTSPRPTSSSSR from the exons ATGGCCTCCGGTCCCGATACCCCAGGTACCGTTCAGAGTCCCGCTGGCTTCGGCCCTGGCCCGGACGATGATTCGGCTTCCCTCAAACGTGACGCGGACGCGGTGAACCCAGGTTCACccgctggtggtgatgacagcgcaaagaggaggaagaaggctGGCCCTGGGAGTAGAGGTGTCGCCAATTTGACACCTGAGCAACTTGCTAAGAAGAGAGCGAATG ACCGTGAAGCTCAGCGGGCCATTCGTGAGCGTACCAAAAATCAGATCGAGGACCTTCAGCGCCAGATCCAAGAACTCACCAACCAGCAACCCTATCAAGAACTGCAGAGTGTTCTTCGTGCCAAAGAAGCTGTTGAGCAAGAGAATGCCGACATCAAACGTCGTTTAGCTGGCATAGTTGCCATGCTCCAGCCCATTATTGGTCAAGGCAAGCATCTCCTTTCTGTCTCCCTGTCTTCAGGATTAACACAGCATATAGCTGGCATTGAGCAAGCATACGTATCACCAGCTCAGACGTATGCACCCCCCGTACAGCATCCTGTTACTTTGGCCGTCCACAACAATCACCACAACAATGCGAACGCTGCTTCAACACCCGGCAGTGTTGCGTCTCCTCCAAGTCATGATCCTGCACCAAGTCAAGGTCACTGGCATCATCAGGGCCACCATGcgcctcctcaacatcaccactCTCCTCACCCGCCCGCTGGGCCACCAACTACTGCTGAAGCACAGGCTGCCAGCCAATTGACTCAGCAGCGCCGAAATCTCCAACATGGACTCGATATGGGCCCTGAACGTCTTGGACTAGAATTCCTACTTGAACCATCTCAGCGGGTGAACCGGATACAGAACGGTGTCAACGGCGCCCAAGACACGCCACAGTTCCGCCATATGCCTATGAAGCATGACTGGACAGGCGTCAATCAAGAGCGTGCGTTGCATAGTCGGTCGGCAAGCTGGGGCTCTCAAGGGAAGCCAGGTCAGACTTCACAGGAGCAACAGCAGGGCCAGCATCAGCCCCCATCGCACCACGCATTGTCGGCTGCTCATACACCCGAAAGCTCACACAGTCCTGGCTATAGCCCTGCCATGAGTGCAGCTGGTGGACCCATTCCGCGCAGTGAACCCAGCACTACCGATCCTGCGACCCTTATCAAGAATTGCCCACCGACCTGTCCCCTTGACTCTTTACTACTCGACTTCCTCAGCGAACGTCGTCAACGTGCTGCTGATGGACTGCCTGCTCAGGATGTTGTTGGCCCACGTTATCCCTCCGTCTCATCACTTCTCAATCCTGCCAACAGTGCATACAGTCACCCTCTCTCCAAGGTGTTCACCGATATCCTCGCTACTTTCCCCGACATTTCGACTCTTCCTGAGCGTGTAGCCGTGCTTTACATCATGTTTCTTGTCATGCGCTGGCAAATAGAACCTACTCAGGAGAACTACGACCGGCTCCCCAAATGGATGGCGCCATGTCCTTCCCAGCTCACCATCCCACATGCTGCCTGGCTTGACCACATTCCCTTCCCTAAGATGCGAGATTATCTTGTTCGCGATCACAACCCGCTCCTTCACCCCTTTGATAATTTCTTTGTACCATTTACCACAACTCTCTCGTTGTCTTGGCCATACGAGGAGACCGACACGTTACTTCAGGATCCAGACAGTGATGAGCTCATGATCAATCCTGTCTTTGAGCGCCATCTACGGAACCTGGATAATTGGAAGTTGGGTGATGCTTTTGCCAAGGCCTTTCCTAAGCTAGTTGGAACATTCAACCTCAGCCAATCTACTTCACCACGACCAACTTCGTCCAGCAGCCGATGA
- the NIC96 gene encoding nuclear pore complex subunit (EggNog:ENOG41): MSLFGQSTNTGGSSLFGGANTGGTTGGLFGQSTTQNQQSGATGGGLFGQNAQNQQQQQSGTTGGGLFGGLGGANKPATTGTSLFGQPQQQQQTGNTGGGLFGQSTTQPASTTTGAGTGTGLFGQQPAQTQQSGTTGGLFGAQQQQQKPSLFGSSLAQPAAAAKPSLFGQPQQQQQQQPQPQQNAPSMLGASTLGGSTLEGSLFASQAPNGQSQSQPAGAYFDSLFAKSQKADGKANMEDLPSLELGLGDLRHRLKKLQSKPSDKPLGGKAHYLLAASGVDPGVAAKDLGLLDVQAGRTERTTHGYAPSELDVETYLSNLQTKTTLSMIADGIDRSVRDFDNFLEDNVTMEWEAQRKRIYQHFGISPREDVATSGRDSQSAFGRSRRKSQAPAAKSGRASVLGRSTLQKSVIGTPSRIGAHTTDFSDVDRSSESGGLDGRVSSDDRVLRERQGRLSEKIRNLNTARILKRSYPILSELAAVEKKSHEPHAPHLVEAYLAVMEIVGENPDAETTLNNATAREREFADMYLNDNPNSAKAVEMRKRILSGANVFLEKQFLREVESLIAKHPHEAKLGGLPDIVSKVKAYIRLRSARKDLVPDNTELQQVQGEYVWAIVFYLLRSGHVSEAAKYVNDNTNQFRGIDRTFATYLNNYAASEDRRITNRKLLDRCTNEYIQRSRNAPENSIDPFRMACYKVIGRIELGNRNLDGLNTDINDWIWLQFNLAREGDKTIEMAGESYGLAELQSSIREIGLKHFPKANSEDSNGSFGMFFYLQILSGMFEDAIAYLYPFSYVDAVHFGLALEFYGLLRPSDAMSPSNDLRSYSTKNLPQINFGRMIGYYTRDFRAADVVSAVDYLTLICLNQDLGGEAGQRHSSLCHEALRELVLETREFSKLIGDIRPDGRRIRGIIEERGPLIGLDAEDDFVNTVTLQAASFADENGRTTDSVLLYHLAGEYDTVVAIVSRALSEAVSLEIGEDPMRLMPVKPRAGEQEADAGSSLSLAAIDDPVELAKTMMSMYERDAMFYRRIQDQNKVACRVLLEMSSIKGLVESGQWAQCLDRIRSLEILPLDAAGDGSTIRAYASKFSGLSQPVSINVPNLLMWTIICCVRQREQLTSGQFSGNEGTRRLMVDQLKQMTLDLTTYTSQLRYRFPPHLHEALARASAE; this comes from the exons ATGTCACTCTTCGGACAGTCCACCAACACTGGTGGCAGTTCATTGTTTGGAGGAGCCAACACGGGCGGCACAACAGGCGGGCTGTTTGGGCAGTCTACAACACAAAATCAGCAGAGCGGAGCAACAGGTGGCGGTCTGTTTGGTCAGAATGCCcagaaccaacaacaacaacagagcgGAACAACGGGAGGAGGCTTATTTGGAGGACTGGGGGGCGCAAACAAACCAGCTACCACGGGTACTAGCCTCTTCGGACAGccgcaacaacagcagcagaccGGTAACACAGGCGGTGGTCTCTTCGGTCAGTCAACGACACAGCCGGCCAGCACAACCACCGGCGCCGGAACTGGCACTGGACTGTTTGGACAACAACCTGCGCAGACTCAGCAGAGTGGAACTACAGGCGGTCTGTTTGgcgctcagcagcagcaacagaaGCCATCGCTGTTTGGTTCTTCCCTAGCGCAACCCGCGGCAGCTGCGAAACCCTCATTGTTCGGTCAaccgcagcagcagcagcagcagcagccgcaaCCCCAGCAGAACGCGCCTTCGATGCTTGGTGCAAGCACCCTCGGCGGGAGCACCCTGGAAGGAAGCCTTTTTGCCAGCCAGGCCCCCAATGgacaatcacaatcacagCCAGCGGGTGCCTATTTCGACAGTCTCTTTGCCAAAAGCCAGAAAGCTGATGGTAAAGCCAATATGGAGGACCTCCCGAGTCTCGAGCTTGGTTTGGGCGATTTACGGCATCGATTGAAGAAGCTCCAATCAAAGCCTAGCGACAAACCTCTTGGTGGAAAGGCTCACTATCTTCTTGCAGCCTCTGGTGTTGATCCTGGTGTTGCTGCTAAGGAccttggtctccttgatGTCCAGGCTGGTCGCACTGAGCGAACTACCCATGGATATGCCCCAAGCGAACTCGATGTCGAAACATACCTCTCGAACCTCCAGACCAAGACGACTCTTAGCATGATTGCCGATGGGATCGATCGATCGGTTCGCGACTTTGACAACTTCCTCGAAGACAATGTTACAATGGAATGGGAGGCGCAACGAAAGCGCATTTACCAGCATTTCGGAATCTCGCCTCGTGAGGATGTTGCTACGTCTGGTCGTGATTCTCAGAGCGCTTTCGGTCGATCTAGGCGCAAGAGCCAGGCCCCTGCGGCAAAGAGTGGAAGAGCCAGTGTCCTTGGCAGGTCGACACTCCAGAAATCTGTCATCGGAACACCTAGCCGAATTGGAGCGCATACAACTGATTTCTCTGATGTCGATCGCTCCTCTGAGTCAGGTGGCCTGGATGGTCGCGTTTCCTCTGATGATAGAGTGCTTCGCGAGAGGCAAGGACGTCTCTCGGAGAAGATTCGCAACCTCAACACAGCTCGTATTCTTAAGCGATCTTATCCCATTCTCTCTGAGCTCGCTGCTGTTGAGAAAAAGTCGCACGAACCCCATGCGCCACATCTTGTTGAGGCGTACCTTGCCGTCATGGAGATTGTAGGTGAGAATCCTGATGCCGAGACGACACTTAACAATGCCACGGCCCGGGAGCGCGAATTTGCGGATATGTATCTCAACGATAACCCCAACTCagccaaggctgttgagatgCGAAAGCGTATCCTCAGCGGCGCAAACGTCTTCCTTGAGAAACAGTTCTTGCGCGAAGTTGAGTCACTTATTGCTAAGCATCCTCACGAGGCGAAGCTTGGAGGTCTCCCCGATATTGTCAGCAAGGTCAAGGCGTACATCCGACTACGGTCCGCACGAAAAGATCTGGTTCCCGACAATACTGAGCTTCAGCAGGTTCAGGGCGAATATGTCTGGGCTATTGTGTTTTATCTGCTCCGCTCAGGACATGTGAGCGAGGCGGCTAAGTATGTTAATGACAACACCAATCAGTTCCGAGGCATTGATAGAACCTTTGCAACGTACTTGAACAACTACGCTGCCAGTGAGGATCGCCGTATCACCAACAGGAAGCTTCTAGATCGTTGCACAAATGAGTACATTCAGCGCTCTCGTAACGCCCCTGAAAACTCGATTGATCCTTTCCGCATGGCTTGTTATAAGGTTATCGGACGTATCGAGCTCGGTAACCGCAACCTGGACGGACTCAACACAGATATCAATGATTGGATTTGGCTGCAGTTCAACTTGGCGAGAGAAGGTGATAAGACGATCGAGATGGCTGGCGAGTCATATGGCTTGGCTGAGTTGCAGTCTAGCATCCGAGAAATCGGACTGAAGCACTTCCCCAAGGCCAACTCAGAGGACAGCAACGGCAGCTTTGGCATGTTCTTCTACCTGCAGATTCTCTCAGGTATGTTTGAGGATGCCATTGCCTACCTGTACCCCTTCTCGTACGTCGATGCTGTGCATTTTGGACTCGCGCTCGAGTTCTACGGTCTGCTCCGACCAAGTGACGCTATGTCACCATCCAACGACTTGCGAAGCTACAGCACCAAGAACCTACCACAGATTAACTTCGGTCGCATGATCGGATACTACACTCGCGACTTTAGAGCCGCTGATGTCGTGTCTGCCGTGGACTACCTGACCCTCATCTGCCTGAACCAGGATCTCGGCGGCGAAGCTGGCCAGCGACACAGCAGCCTCTGCCACGAGGCTCTCCGCGAGTTGGTTCTCGAGACACGCGAGTTCAGCAAGCTGATTGGTGATATCCGACCAGATGGTCGACGAATTCGCGGTATCATCGAGGAACGCGGTCCCCTCATTGGACTTGATGCTGAGGACGACTTTGTCAACACTGTCACACTTCAGGCCGCCAGTTTTGCGGATGAGAACGGCCGTACCACGGATTCTGTGTTGCTGTACCATCTGGCTGGTGAATATGATACTGTCGTTGCCATTGTCAGTCGCGCATTGAGCGAGGCTGTGTCTCTCGAGATTGGCGAGGACCCTATGCGTCTCATGCCTGTCAAGCCCCGGGCTGGTGAGCAAGAGGCGGACGCTGGCAGCAGTCTCAGCTTGGCAGCAATTGACGATCCTGTTGAGTTGGCAAAGACCATGATGAGCATGTACGAGCGAGACGCCATGTTCTATAGGAGGATCCAGGACCAGAACAAGGTCGCTTGCCGGGTGCTACTAGAGATGAGCAGCATCAAGGGATTGGTGGAGTCCGGACAGTGGGCTCAGTGCCTCGAC AGAATCCGAAGCCTCGAAATCCTCCCTCTGGATGCAGCAGGCGATGGCAGCACCATTCGAGCATATGCCTCGAAGTTTTCTGGACTCTCACAACCCGTTTCTATTAATGTGCCCAACCTATTGATGTGGACCATTATTTGCTGCGTTCGCCAGCGAGAGCAGCTTACAAGCGGCCAGTTCAGCGGCAATGAAGGCACCCGACGATTAATGGTGGATCAGCTGAAGCAGATGACACTGGATTTGACGACATATACCAGTCAGTTGCGATACAGATTCCCACCTCATCTGCACGAGGCGCTTGCAAGAGCATCAGCAGAGTAG